Proteins from one Synergistaceae bacterium genomic window:
- a CDS encoding 30S ribosomal protein S20, whose translation MPNKKSAERRVRISERNRLYNKYWTSRCKTAVKRVLEAVESGDKESAAKTFDTAQSVIDKAVVKGVMHRNTAARRKALMSRRMKAMNA comes from the coding sequence ATGCCGAACAAGAAATCCGCAGAAAGGCGCGTAAGAATTTCCGAGCGCAACAGACTGTATAATAAGTACTGGACATCAAGATGCAAGACCGCCGTAAAACGTGTGCTTGAGGCCGTAGAATCAGGCGACAAAGAGTCAGCCGCAAAGACATTCGACACTGCACAGAGCGTAATAGACAAAGCAGTCGTGAAGGGCGTAATGCACCGAAACACAGCCGCAAGACGCAAAGCACTCATGTCGCGCCGAATGAAGGCAATGAACGCATAA
- a CDS encoding helix-turn-helix transcriptional regulator codes for MDMNLPADENIYGTECPILYAMRIIGQKWKLPILWYISDADNQTLRYKELERKVVGITATMLTKCLRELEADGLICRKQYETIPPTVEYSLSDRGRSLIPALESIYQWAEEQMTGQK; via the coding sequence ATGGATATGAATCTTCCTGCTGATGAGAATATTTACGGGACGGAATGCCCTATACTTTACGCGATGAGGATAATCGGACAGAAATGGAAGCTGCCGATCCTGTGGTACATCTCTGACGCGGACAATCAGACACTGCGCTACAAGGAGCTTGAACGGAAAGTAGTCGGGATAACTGCGACAATGCTGACGAAATGCCTGCGTGAGCTTGAAGCGGACGGGCTGATTTGCCGTAAGCAGTACGAGACGATTCCGCCGACAGTGGAATACAGCCTTTCAGACCGGGGAAGGTCATTGATTCCCGCGCTTGAGTCTATCTATCAATGGGCGGAGGAACAGATGACGGGACAAAAATAA
- a CDS encoding NADH:flavin oxidoreductase, whose product MGRKIFEAVNLHNLTMKNRLIRSATWEGIAAFDGSITDEAYGIYSELSRGGVGAVIVGFTDVSQDDYYIHGAMRLSRDELILQYRKLTDIIHAEGCPVIIQLALGAFYRKLPNGLTQQAEPDNMTEDEIQQVIGMFIQSAKRAEAANFDGVQIHAAHFFFLSRFISPRVNHRSDIYGGDNVKRSRILMEILSGIKSECPNLHVTVKINSSDFIRGGLTESDSLEICGLLADNGIDSIEVSGNGTSAEGIRAGVNEAYFLDFAARLAENVNVPVILVGGLRSLQTMQTILDTTKIELLSLSRPLLREPDLPEKFRSGESSESLCVSCNACYSSHAHRCVYR is encoded by the coding sequence ATGGGCAGAAAAATTTTTGAGGCGGTAAATCTTCACAACCTCACAATGAAAAACAGACTCATACGTTCGGCGACATGGGAAGGAATTGCGGCGTTTGACGGCTCAATAACGGATGAGGCTTACGGGATTTACAGTGAGCTTTCGCGGGGCGGAGTCGGTGCGGTCATTGTCGGGTTCACGGATGTTTCGCAGGATGACTATTACATTCACGGCGCAATGAGACTCTCACGGGACGAGCTTATACTGCAGTACAGGAAACTCACCGACATAATACACGCTGAGGGCTGCCCGGTGATAATACAGCTTGCTTTAGGGGCATTTTACCGAAAACTTCCGAACGGACTCACACAGCAGGCAGAGCCGGACAATATGACAGAGGACGAAATACAGCAGGTCATCGGAATGTTCATTCAGTCAGCAAAAAGAGCAGAGGCAGCAAATTTTGACGGAGTACAGATTCACGCGGCGCATTTCTTTTTCCTCAGCCGATTCATTAGTCCGAGAGTCAATCATAGGAGCGACATTTACGGCGGGGACAATGTGAAACGTTCGCGCATTCTCATGGAAATTTTGAGCGGGATAAAATCAGAGTGTCCGAATCTGCATGTTACAGTCAAAATAAACTCAAGCGACTTCATACGGGGTGGCCTCACTGAATCCGACAGCCTCGAAATTTGCGGACTTCTTGCGGACAACGGCATAGACTCTATTGAGGTCAGCGGCAACGGAACTTCAGCAGAAGGAATCAGAGCGGGAGTCAATGAGGCGTACTTTCTCGACTTTGCGGCCAGACTCGCGGAGAATGTCAATGTTCCTGTTATACTTGTCGGAGGACTCAGAAGCCTTCAGACTATGCAGACGATTTTAGACACGACAAAAATTGAGCTGCTCTCACTCTCACGGCCTCTGCTGAGAGAGCCTGACCTGCCCGAAAAATTCCGCTCCGGGGAAAGCTCCGAGTCCCTGTGCGTTTCCTGCAATGCCTGCTACAGCTCACACGCTCACAGGTGCGTATACAGATGA